A genomic window from Chiloscyllium plagiosum isolate BGI_BamShark_2017 unplaced genomic scaffold, ASM401019v2 scaf_3478, whole genome shotgun sequence includes:
- the LOC122547233 gene encoding inter-alpha-trypsin inhibitor heavy chain H3-like — PGYPSCVTKIPSIHGVEVTKISPPPVCKDKCQERKISCVKKWQCIKCFNLVSFQVDSNPHFIISINDHNDTICFNTDGKPGAILSLVTDPVTGLTINGKLNEEKKIEANKKTNLYFRKFGIVNMKVDVKIEVSTKMIKVFQGEDMINLPWSATASLIKESFSISIIEERNLTLTMGDDATFVIVLHQAQKNHPLRRDFLGLHIVDSHRLSNMTHGLFGQFFHEVSAEVHNIHPGLDESKADAMMIVKGHKLRVTRGYQKDYSIPCWHVHYDDKEFIDGSPTDYVLASLFDSLYS; from the exons CCTGGCTACCCATCCTGTGTTACAAAGATACCTTCCATTCACGGGGTGGAGGTTACAaaaatctcccctcccccggTGTGTAAAGATAAATGTCAGGAACGCAAAATTTCTTGTGTAAAGAAGTGGCAATGTATTAAATGTTTTAACCTGGTATCTTTTCAAGTTGACAGCAATCCTCACTTTATCATTTCAATAAATGATCACAATGACACCATTTGTTTCAACACTGATGGGAAACCAGGGGCAATTCTCAGTCTGGTCACAGATCCAGTTACAG GTCTTACAATAAACGGAAAGTtgaatgaagagaaaaaaatagaagCTAACAAGAAAACAAACTTATACTTCAGAAAGTTTGGAATCGTGAACATGAAAGTGGATGTAAAAATTGAAGTGTCAACAAAGATGATTAAAGTCTTTCAAGGAGAAGACATGATTAATCTCCCCTGGTCAGCAACAGCGTCTTTAATAAAAGAGAG TTTCTCAATCTCAATTATAGAAGAAAGGAATCTCACACTAACAATGGGAGATGATGCAACATTTGTTATTGTGCTGCATCAGGCCCAGAAAAATCACCCTCTGCGCAGAGACTTTCTGGGACTTCATATAGTTGACAGCCACAGGCTTTCAAATATGACCCATGGATTATTTG GTCAGTTTTTCCATGAAGTAAGTGCTGAGGTACATAATATTCACCCTGGATTAGATGAAAGCAAAGCTGATGCAATGATGATCGTAAAAGGTCACAAACTCAGAGTAACAAG GGGGTACCAGAAAGATTACAGTATCCCATGCTGGCACGTTCACTACGATGACAAAGAATTTATCGACGGAAGCCCCACTGACTATGTTCTTGCTTCTTTATTTGACTCCCTATATTCATAA